A window of the Lactuca sativa cultivar Salinas chromosome 7, Lsat_Salinas_v11, whole genome shotgun sequence genome harbors these coding sequences:
- the LOC111895690 gene encoding probable carboxylesterase 2: MDSSDKIVKEIRGIIRVYEDGRFQKLTGTEVLPAGIDPSSGVQSKDVIISPETNLSARLYLPKTATKKLPLLIYFHGGGFIIESPFSPLYHNFSNLVAAESNVVIVSVDYRTAPEHPVPTCLNDSWEAIKWVTGNCPEPWINDYADLENVFFAGDSAGATIAHHMAIRVGSENPRLSINLRGIILLHPYFWGADRIGSEGEHPWKPFMEDVWMFAHPGTSGLDDPLINPDKDPKVSDVGCSKVLVCVAEKDILKDRGWYYKDILGKNGWNGDIEVIEDKEVDHVFFLFYPSADNAVTLRKRICTFINNNPNM; this comes from the coding sequence ATGGATTCATCAGATAAGATTGTTAAAGAAATTCGCGGAATCATTCGAGTATACGAAGATGGCCGATTCCAGAAACTCACCGGCACCGAAGTCCTTCCCGCCGGCATTGATCCTTCCTCCGGCGTCCAATCCAAAGATGTCATCATCTCACCTGAAACCAACCTCTCCGCCAGGCTTTACCTTCCTAAAACCGCCACCAAAAAACTCCCTCTTCTAATCTACTTCCACGGCGGCGGATTCATCATCGAATCCCCCTTCTCTCCTCTCTACCATAACTTCTCAAACCTCGTCGCAGCCGAATCCAACGTCGTCATTGTCTCCGTTGACTACCGAACGGCGCCGGAGCATCCCGTCCCCACCTGCTTAAACGATTCCTGGGAAGCAATCAAATGGGTCACTGGAAACTGTCCGGAGCCATGGATCAACGATTATGCAGATCTTGAAAATGTATTCTTCGCCGGCGACAGCGCCGGTGCCACCATCGCTCACCACATGGCAATCCGGGTCGGGTCAGAAAATCCTAGATTGAGTATAAACCTACGAGGTATTATCCTGCTCCACCCGTATTTTTGGGGAGCAGATCGGATCGGATCTGAAGGCGAACACCCATGGAAGCCATTCATGGAGGATGTATGGATGTTTGCCCACCCGGGAACAAGTGGGTTGGATGACCCGCTGATTAACCCGGATAAGGATCCGAAAGTGTCGGATGTTGGATGCTCCAAGGTACTGGTTTGTGTTGCTGAAAAGGATATATTGAAGGACAGGGGATGGTATTATAAGGATATTTTGGGTAAAAATGGGTGGAATGGAGATATCGAGGTTATTGAGGACAAAGAGGTAGACCATGTGTTTTTCCTATTTTACCCTTCTGCTGATAATGCTGTTACTTTGCGCAAGAGAATTTGTACTTTCATCAACAACAATCCTAATATgtaa